The nucleotide sequence TTTCACCGAGAGACAATTTTATGTACCTGTTACGACTGATTATTATCGTGTTGTACATCGCTAAGGAAcagtgagagagagaatacgtgtacatgtatgtacatacacatgcccgcgcgcgcgcgtatgtatatatatctatatagtaTATTACCGTAATGTTATACGGATTGTTTTGTAAACTATCGTTATACGTCATTGGCTGCTTGTTATCGACGGCTTGCGATCGGCTGATAAACACATCGCTGAACCATATGTACATATCGAGTTCTAAGAAGGGGGCACGCGGGGAGCGTGCGTACGGGAGAAGGGTCAGTTGCACCACGAGTtagcacattttttaatagagaTTAACTCGGATTAGAGATCCACACTGGAGAGACTCCTCGCTTCCTTTTCACCGCGATAAGAAGATACATGTAAAAGAGCGAAATTCGATCGCGCGAATTGTTTTTGTCAACGATACCTCGACCCTTGCTCGGTCAAACTTCGGATAAGTCAACCCTGgtgaaaaaatatctcagaatttctataaaaaatttcctcAAAATGTGCTCggaatttttcagatttttttatacgaattggAACGTTTTCCAGAAACActcaaacaaaataataatgaaatactTATTGCAGATTTTTCTCGTCAACACATCTTtgtggaaataaatatatctgcgCAATcgatcagaaatatttcagtacCCATATGAAATACATACGGGTACTGGAATATTCCGAAAGTCTTTATCCAATAATCTTTCTGAAAGtatctataatctatatatatttttgtttagagTTATTCACAGGTCTAAATTCTCAAAagatttctgagaaaatatgagaattttttttttcaccaggGAAATGCAGGAGAGATTGgagagatttaattaattgcgatTAACGCTAACTGACATTGGTACAACGGGCCTACATCGTACGAACGCATCGTGGgccgaattatttaaatttaaggcGTGCAACGTTCGCCTGCATATCACTCGcacgattgttttttttttttttttttttttgcaaatgatGCGCGGAAGATAGATACCTTAATGCTCCTTTAACGactaaagattatatttaaagaaacgaaaaagcGTATCTCGAGAGAGATGTACGAAGGGACCCGATGTCTTGTAGGTACATTAACGTCACCGTTAACGTATTCTATTGAGAGATTCCCTTGTCCTGTCATATAAACTCCAACATTTCGGTTATTCGATCGAGAAGCTCGAGTGTAGGATTATTTctcacaaatattaaattattctcatctctttctctctctctctttttctcgctttctctccaTTCTTTTTCCAATTATTTCGCGCGGCAATATCTGCGAAGCACGGCGTGATCGCATTTCCCTATTTAATAACTGTACCTGTCTAAAGCGTgtcgtttaattaaatctattttctacGCTCTGTGCCAGCGTCGTGTTTGGCGTTTTACATGACAGATAAGGTCCCGGAAATCGCGTGTGAAAAAACGCGGCACGTTGCCGCCCCGGGATACGACCGGGCCGCAAGAAGGAGGAAAACACATTGGAGATTGCGCGACACTTTAACTCTTttccaaacaaaaaaaaaaagaaatatgtagcCTTAGAACTCCGTTTCTCTCGTTCCTTTCACGCGAGCGTCGCCCGATGGATGTGACGTCGTATCTTCTTgaggatgaaaaaaaaaaccgtacagaaaatataataaatgcatcGGAAAtatgtgcgtatgtgtgtatgtgtgtgcctCCCATCCAATTTTGCAGATCTAAAAGGAGCCGGGGATTCGTGTTTCGCCCATTTTTTGCGTAACGGAGAGGATCGCAAGAATTAAAGATACTCATTAAAACTCGTTTTTAATGATCGCCGTTAAAAAAAGTTGacgaattataaattgattgcACATTAAAACCTGTTGGCCTTCTTCAAGCGGAGGTATACACTCCGGACGAAACGCTTCTCCGCTGAAGAAAGTTACGACCGTGAGAATAACGCTTCCCAATAAAAGTTGCCTCCCGACTCGTAATTTGccgtaaaattatcttttcgtAATACACGCCGAGAAATGCTTGCGGTAAGTAACTACTAagacattttcaaaatatccaATCCGAGAGCCTTCGAGTAATAAAACCAAAGCCTAACGCGTCGAAAATCCTATCACGACGCATTGATCTccagattttattttacgaagcGAATCTTTCGCGAAGAAGTCTTAGAAATTCGGGAAATGTGGGAGAGAGGTGTACTTTTTCAGTTCGCTCGTCACGCGTTGTTTTAGATTGATTGCTATAtcataaaatgaaagaaaaagagagagagagaggatcaAGGAGATGATCCTTGGAGCACATCCATCCGGGCGACGTCCGTCAGCAAGAGCCGCGAGAGCCGTAGTCTCGGACTTAAATAATTCTCGCGGCGTTCGAGAAATGGCATTCAACGACGATGGAAGAGAACTGTACATACACACGTGCGTTTATTATTACCTACTTACTACTACGAGACTTACTTCTAAGATCTTTTGGctaaaatactttataaaagcGAGACTCTCTTGCGCATGGAgaacgatatataaaaatgaaaaagagcgAGGACACTGCATCGCATTGTTTAGCGCCATTGTGACTCTATCCCCTTCTTAAAAGAATAAGCATGTACACATATGTGCATGAACATACGtacgcatatatgtatatacttattgtatttgtttatacatatatatatatacatgacaCGCGCGTATATAAGACGCATCGGtactattattatcattattatggTTACACGGTTCTTATCATTATTGATATCGTCTTcactattataattatcattgtCGTGTGAAGAGAGAATACGatgagtaattattatataaacaaaaaataaatgaaaggaAACTcttacttatacatataattataaatacgtcATGACGATATATTCGTAAAAAACGATTAATTATTACGGTAAACGTAAcgacattattattactattataaataacaccCTATTCCCCCATCTGTTGTGAATGTTTACGttgttttatgatatttagaatattctaaaaataaagtcTATAATTTCCACGAACTCGTGTCGTTCAAAACACATTTCCCGAAATATTCCACAGGGAGTTGAATGTTAATTCgacgttaatattatttgtcactataaaaaataattttgttacggaaatatctatattatttattgttcagAGACAAGTCGAGAACGACGTGCGCGTGAATTAATTTTGGATCCTTAGATaatgagaaaatttaattcaggAATAAAAAGTAACTTTTGAAGTTTCTTATCAGCCACAATAATCGATCGTCTGAGAAAAAAGGCGtcttcattttctttctctaacgAAGCTGAATGTTTAGATAAGTAGGTATATTGAATAGTTTGATAAGATATATACAAACGATTCACTTGAAAGATAAATGAAGCTAATTACACAGCAGCACGATATCTTTTTCGATCGCATACCCATGAATTGAAGGCGTTATCTTACGATATTATATAAGTCTTTAACATGTCTTTTAGACACGTATGTCTAAAAGATATcatgcgtgctgtctgggCAAGATCAAACAGTCTCAATGACAtgattaattctttaaaatcgacgaaaatttttaaaagaaaaaaaatctcaaaataGACCGGTTTTTAGGTACATCTCATTTTTAgtgctcctttttttttaaattaaaacaattcgAAACGCATTCCTCCCTTTTTGCATTTAGGACGTCGACGCCCAGGAAATGGAGATCGTCGTGTCCGACGGGGCGCCGCGCGGCGCAAGGTCGCGCGGGCGACCGGGGCGACTCCGGTACTCCGGTAGTCCGGTGCCGCAGAGGTGATAAATAGAAGCGGCGCGAGCGCGGCGATTGTTCACCGCACCACACGTCACGTCACGTCACGCTGCTCACGCCTCGCCTCACCTCTCGCCACGCCATCGGTCTTCACGTCGGGACTGTCAACTGTCAAGGAGTCCTCCGTCGACGGCGCCGAAAAACCGTCCTCCGGGGAGAATtggcgtgcgtgcgtgcgtgcgcgtggACCCAGGAATATGTGACGCGCGGGACCGGAACGCAACGCGCGTTATCGGTCAGTGCGTCGGTGGGATCAGTGGAGAGACGAGAGGCCCCGTCGTTCCGCGTCGTTCCTCCGTGACGCGTATTTCCCGTGCACGGCTGGCTGCTTCGACGTGCCCGCGCCCCCGACGAGGGAAGCTGCCGCCCGAAGATGTCATTCGAGGGGAAGTACAACGCGAAGAGCCCGGGTGAGTCGAGGTCGCGACACGTCGCCAATTGCGCCGGTCGAAAAACGTTTTGTTTTGACCCCCTCTGACATATTTGTGCCACGAGGCTGTTGTAACCGCGGTTACCCCGCGGCTGCCAGCTGGCCAGCTTACGTATATTCGCTTCTTCACGGCGATCGTATTGACGCAACATTATCCTGGGGTGACGTGTGGGATGAGACACCTTATGTATATTACGTACATAGGGTGTTGTTGATATCTCAACGTTGCCTGTCTATTTGCCACCTCGTTatcaaagtatatttatagttatcATAGTATATTCATAAGTGTTGCAAAAAGACTGTTATCTCATTGAATGTATGTGTAATCGTAGCGGTGAAGAGGTTAATGAGAGAGGCACAAGAGCTGCACGAGGCTACCGAAGAGTATTATGCGTCTCCTCTCGAGGACAACCTGTTCGAGTGGCATTTCACGGTGCAAGGGCCACCGTCCACAGACTTCGAGGGTGGCGTTTATCATGGGAGGATCTTGCTACCGCCGGAGTACCCTATGAAGCCGCCAAATATCATCCTGTTGACAGTAAGTAGATGTCAGAGACGAGTTATGTACGAATTGTGTTATATATACGTGTTTCTTCCTTCCTTTATTTAGCCAAATGGAcgttttgaaataaacaaGAAGATATGCCTGAGCATCTCCGGCCATCATCCTGAAACGTGGCAGCCGTCGTGGAGTATTAGAACAGCGTTGCTGGCTCTGATAGCTTTCATGCCCACGCCTGGAAGCGGCACGATCGGCGCGTTGGATTACAGCACGGAGGAACGGCAAAAGCTTGctaaaaagtacatatatgATCCGCGATTAAACAGAATGTTGCAAAAAAAGTCACGTACTCCTGTAATCGATTCTTACATTCCAGATCGCTGACCTGGCAGTGCGATACGTGTGGTAAAGTCGTGAGTTTGCTGTCCAAGAACTCGGTTAAGAAACCCATCACCGAGGAGGAGCAAACCATGCTGAAAACAATTGCTCTCAAAGTAAGCAGTTTTAAATATGCACAATATATCTGTTATAAACATATACGGttgaacatatatttttgtgtaataTACGATTATCATGTTGTTACGAAAATCGTAGACTGTTGCATTTTGCAAgaacttaatatttataaaaaatatatataggctGACGATTCACCTACGTCGGAAGTATCATTCACGAATAATATGGAAAATGTGTCCGAGAGCGAGGTGCGGCATCGTAACGTGGAACCGATTCCGACAGAAAATGCAGACCGTCAACAACCTGAGATTATTCTAAATCGCGTAGAGACAATGTCCTCTTCGAACGATTTATTTTGGAGTATTCTTATCGCTTCTTTAGTATCCGCaattattttgttgattttACGGCGATTATTTCTTGTTTAACTTATTTGTTTTTTGCGAAATACAGAAACATGGCATGAAAAcagtaaattttatacacgttttatgaatatcatttttaagcttacaaagaaaattatcatGTTCATATTGTTGAATGAATACTGCGAACCATCTgatttttcatgaaaacgTGTATAATACATGACGAAAGTACATGCATTAGTATATATTAGTACATCCATATTGTTCTTACAGGCATTTGACTTATACCTCCcacatataatttcattactgaaatgagaaaagataaaTGAATTTTCAATTCGATCATTAAATTACACGTACTAGTCGCTTGCTTTTGTTAAAGATAtagtattgaaaaataaattattatttatccaacatttatcatatattttattttagcatattaaatgatattatatatatataaattgtagaaTTTAGTGTGTattagttataattaataataaagtttgtttattttgatatttattattttcaaatattttttgtgattgcccatatacatttataccaaaaattcaaaaatatatctgtaaattctcataattattatattacttttaccagtaattttacattatgtaatatacatatatagccTAACATGATactattttgtaataaatataagctATACAAATATGTCTGTATAACTCTATAGCTTTCATACACTTTTCATATGTGTATAGCCactgtaataaaattcaatgtGTAACATAATCCATTAGAGGAAGAGGATTTAGAGCAGGACTTTGTctatataaattcattttttgtatgtacatagaaatataataaagtaattatttattaaagcatatataatataaacatattactttgtaacatttattacaGTCTGTGTAGCGTAATGTTCCGCAATTCCATATTCCATGCTTTTATGCATTCATTAAACTACATCTCTTTACGCTTTTAGTTGATATGACATTTCTTTGAGTTACTtctaacatttaaatatcaaaaaaaggTGCATTTCTTAAACCTATGAGGCATATTTCATGGATCATATATaacgacataataaaaattgtattaaaatgatattaaatgaaatataagtAACACAGTCATAAACTATAGCAaacttcataatttttttttattattatctatgtTAAGGCATTCTACATTCACCATTTACAGTAACAACTTCGTTCTTACATGctctttattacaataaaataattcctaTCGGAAACTTTCTTCTTTTGTACATTTGCTATCTTTCTAAATTATGCGAACTGTTGATGTGTGACTTAAATTGCATATATCTCTCAGATTTAGATCTAATATTCAATACCttgaaaatacataaaaaataatatgagatGTAATAGAATCTCTTGTATACTCTTGTATATCTCTTGTATTTGCATCATTTAAACGAtctattgtttaaatatataatactacttCATGTCAAAACAAATCCTTTGagtgcacatatatattaagagGTTGAAATATAGAAGTAAAGTATGGCacatgattttattttgtaaaaaatattaatttattgtcatACGGAAGCTGCGTGAGCTAAAAGCGAAActaaaacttaattaatattgctaaAGTTTATGATTAAGTTTAATTTCCCATATAAGCAAGCAAAtaccttatttaaaaattgagagcaagaaatatatcttttatttgccTATACAATTGTtgtacatatgcatatactgcaaataatttttcttgattCGACAGCTTGACATAATTCTTTTCTGTGCTACAGATTATACGATACTCTACACAGTGTAGATATCCGCGTCAGATCTCTGTATTCGGCATACCCTAAGTTGTACAATACACATTTTTgaaacgatataaatatagttatattgTTTCAAGAATAgtaatatcgaaataattgtAATCTCTCTTTGTAAGTATAGAGCATCTGTTTTAACTCCatcatgaatttttataatacaaaaatacaaacaatATCCCGTTAAATTACAATTGAATCGTTTATCAGCTGGTATCGGCGCTAGTCCATTCACCCGTCTCTTTTAGCGCTCTATCGGTTAATCTCTCTATCTCAGTTAAAAGTTGTTCAGTCTCCATATCGACACATACCATATCCGGTTCCACTGGATCCCATTCTAAACTATTTGGACTCGAAACCCTGGACCAAGGAGATGCTGTCAGACTAGATGGTTGACTGTTATTAGCTGACGTCTGTGTTAGAGAATTGTCTGTATCTCCCCTTTCATCTTCCACGATTGGTATCGGCATCCCTGCGCAAGTACAATGTACAATATGACTATGTATCGTgagagatttataaaaataacgtaatgCGATAGATTACCTTCGTGTTCCCATTCAAGGTCCAGCGATGATCCCGGAGTGGATGAAACATAAGCCTGTTGTTTCATTAGCGTCCTCGCATCAAGAACTTGAAACGGCATATCCAAACCGGaactgaaaataattacatgatCTTGTAGTCTTTAACACGCGCAACAATCCCAGAGATGTTATCGGAGTTAAGTAATAATGTACCTTGTGGAAACATCGTTTCTGGAACTCAATCTGGCATACTTATTGCCACCTCGTGACCACCTGCCATCCTCCAATAATTCCAGAGTCACCGGAACTCCATGTCTTTTCTATGATTCAAACACATATATAACTTCATAATGTAAATCAAGATGCTTTTGTGAAAGAGAAGCAACAGCTCTGGTATATTCTAGTAACTTTCTTATCTTCTTATACACTAAATGAAGCATAAGATGCATCATTTACCTTGAATCTCTTTAAAGAGAGGAACGATAAGAGACTGTATCCAGTAAGCATGGCAGATAAACGCAACATTAATATCACAAATctaa is from Temnothorax longispinosus isolate EJ_2023e chromosome 10, Tlon_JGU_v1, whole genome shotgun sequence and encodes:
- the LOC139820444 gene encoding ubiquitin-conjugating enzyme E2 J1, with product MSFEGKYNAKSPAVKRLMREAQELHEATEEYYASPLEDNLFEWHFTVQGPPSTDFEGGVYHGRILLPPEYPMKPPNIILLTPNGRFEINKKICLSISGHHPETWQPSWSIRTALLALIAFMPTPGSGTIGALDYSTEERQKLAKKSLTWQCDTCGKVVSLLSKNSVKKPITEEEQTMLKTIALKADDSPTSEVSFTNNMENVSESEVRHRNVEPIPTENADRQQPEIILNRVETMSSSNDLFWSILIASLVSAIILLILRRLFLV
- the LOC139820446 gene encoding uncharacterized protein isoform X2, which encodes MSPQEEEQVEFVDVQGHEDQANGSKSLLSFLSLKRFKKRHGVPVTLELLEDGRWSRGGNKYARLSSRNDVSTSSGLDMPFQVLDARTLMKQQAYVSSTPGSSLDLEWEHEGMPIPIVEDERGDTDNSLTQTSANNSQPSSLTASPWSRVSSPNSLEWDPVEPDMVCVDMETEQLLTEIERLTDRALKETGEWTSADTS
- the LOC139820446 gene encoding uncharacterized protein isoform X1; amino-acid sequence: MGACLGRCLTKVTDSVPYRFYQRHTRMSPQEEEQVEFVDVQGHEDQANGSKSLLSFLSLKRFKKRHGVPVTLELLEDGRWSRGGNKYARLSSRNDVSTSSGLDMPFQVLDARTLMKQQAYVSSTPGSSLDLEWEHEGMPIPIVEDERGDTDNSLTQTSANNSQPSSLTASPWSRVSSPNSLEWDPVEPDMVCVDMETEQLLTEIERLTDRALKETGEWTSADTS